In a single window of the Acetivibrio clariflavus DSM 19732 genome:
- the atpA gene encoding F0F1 ATP synthase subunit alpha, whose product MVLKPEEISSIIKKQIENYDNKEKIDDVGYVIQAGDGVARIYGLEKCMYGELLEFEGGVYGMALNLEEDNIGSVLFGEGLDVKEGTYVKRTGRPVEVPVGMELLGRVVDPLGNPLDGKGPIETGKFRPIERPAPGVIERKSVGVPLQTGIMAIDAMVPIGRGQRELIIGDRQTGKTSIAIDAIINQKGKDVLCVYVAIGQKASSVASIINTLEEFGAMEYTVVVSSTASDMSTVQYVAPYAGCAIAEEFMYNYHKDVLIVYDDLSKHAVAYRAMSLLLRRPPGREAFPGDVFYLHSRLLERAARLSDELGGGSITALPIIETQVGDVSAYIPTNVISITDGQIYLESSLFFAGQRPAVNVGLSVSRVGGAAQIKAMKKVAGPIRINLAQYRELAVFAQFGSDLDRATRDKLNQGERLVETLKQSLHKTLPVEDQVIVLFCATNRYLMDLPLKKVREFNRELLKYIKENHPNIPETIRKTGDMDEELEGLLKVAIENFKKQYVSENSD is encoded by the coding sequence ATGGTTCTAAAACCTGAAGAGATTAGTTCGATAATAAAAAAGCAGATAGAAAATTATGATAATAAGGAAAAAATTGATGATGTGGGATATGTGATTCAGGCAGGAGACGGAGTTGCAAGGATTTACGGCCTTGAAAAGTGTATGTATGGAGAACTCTTGGAGTTTGAGGGCGGAGTTTATGGAATGGCTTTGAACCTTGAAGAGGATAATATAGGAAGTGTTCTTTTTGGAGAAGGACTGGATGTCAAAGAAGGAACCTATGTAAAAAGAACCGGCAGACCTGTAGAAGTGCCGGTGGGTATGGAGTTATTAGGAAGAGTTGTGGATCCTCTTGGCAATCCTCTTGATGGAAAAGGTCCTATTGAAACTGGCAAGTTCAGACCTATAGAACGACCGGCACCCGGAGTTATTGAGAGAAAATCTGTTGGAGTTCCGCTTCAAACCGGGATTATGGCCATTGATGCCATGGTGCCTATCGGAAGAGGGCAAAGAGAGCTGATTATTGGAGACCGGCAGACAGGAAAAACTTCTATAGCCATAGATGCAATCATTAACCAAAAAGGAAAGGATGTATTGTGTGTATATGTTGCCATAGGACAGAAGGCATCAAGTGTTGCAAGTATAATAAATACACTTGAAGAGTTTGGTGCTATGGAATATACAGTAGTGGTTTCATCTACAGCAAGTGACATGTCCACAGTTCAATATGTAGCTCCCTATGCTGGCTGTGCCATTGCAGAAGAGTTTATGTATAACTATCATAAAGATGTTTTAATAGTATATGACGACTTGTCAAAGCATGCTGTAGCCTATAGAGCCATGTCACTTTTATTGAGAAGACCTCCCGGACGTGAAGCTTTCCCGGGGGATGTATTTTATTTGCATTCAAGACTTTTGGAACGGGCTGCCAGATTAAGTGACGAACTGGGAGGAGGTTCTATTACAGCCCTGCCCATAATTGAGACTCAGGTAGGAGATGTCTCGGCTTATATTCCTACAAATGTTATTTCAATTACCGATGGTCAGATTTATTTGGAATCCAGTTTGTTTTTTGCCGGTCAAAGACCGGCTGTTAATGTTGGTTTGTCGGTATCAAGGGTAGGGGGAGCAGCTCAGATAAAGGCTATGAAAAAAGTAGCCGGACCGATAAGGATAAATCTTGCCCAATATAGAGAGTTGGCTGTGTTTGCCCAATTTGGCTCGGATCTTGACAGGGCAACCAGAGATAAGCTGAATCAGGGAGAACGTTTGGTTGAAACCTTGAAACAGTCACTACATAAAACTCTTCCGGTGGAAGACCAGGTTATAGTGCTGTTTTGTGCTACCAATCGTTATCTTATGGATTTGCCGCTAAAAAAGGTAAGAGAATTCAATAGAGAACTTTTAAAATATATAAAAGAAAATCATCCCAATATTCCTGAGACAATTCGTAAAACAGGGGATATGGACGAAGAATTGGAAGGACTTTTGAAAGTTGCAATAGAAAATTTTAAGAAACAGTATGTTTCGGAAAATTCGGATTAA
- the atpG gene encoding ATP synthase F1 subunit gamma has protein sequence MAQVNEIKLRIKSIKETKQITKAMKLISAAKLKKARRQLEHALPYFEKVRSTMVDILMHSAGVENKYFDLRNEKEGKKKAYLILTGDKGLAGGYNHNMIKAVEEHIKGDKDALLFVAGNVGKNYFLKNNYNVYMEFEYPVQNPTIYRARDISELILDLFVQGVFDEMYLAFTYMQSTMSIEPQVIKLLPLELHALKEHMKITEDIEDKVDDLIVYDPSPQDVLDILVAKYVKGVIYGAFVEAFTSEQSARMTAMDNATANADDMLAQLSLSYNRARQAKITQEISEIVAGAEAMK, from the coding sequence TTGGCGCAGGTTAATGAAATTAAGCTGAGAATTAAAAGTATAAAGGAAACGAAGCAAATTACAAAAGCTATGAAATTAATATCTGCTGCAAAGTTAAAAAAGGCAAGGAGACAGTTGGAACATGCCCTGCCTTATTTTGAGAAGGTTAGGTCTACTATGGTAGACATTCTTATGCATAGTGCAGGGGTTGAAAACAAATATTTTGATTTGAGAAATGAAAAAGAAGGCAAAAAAAAGGCTTATTTGATTTTGACCGGAGATAAGGGCCTTGCCGGCGGTTATAACCATAATATGATCAAGGCGGTTGAAGAACACATTAAGGGAGATAAGGATGCTCTTTTGTTTGTTGCAGGCAATGTGGGAAAGAATTATTTTTTAAAAAACAATTACAATGTATATATGGAATTTGAGTATCCTGTACAAAATCCAACCATTTACAGAGCTAGAGATATATCGGAACTAATTTTGGATCTTTTTGTCCAGGGAGTATTTGATGAGATGTACCTGGCTTTTACTTACATGCAGTCAACCATGTCAATAGAACCTCAGGTTATTAAATTGCTTCCGCTGGAACTTCATGCTCTTAAAGAGCATATGAAAATAACTGAAGACATTGAGGATAAAGTTGATGACTTAATAGTTTATGATCCATCACCTCAGGATGTACTTGACATTCTGGTGGCCAAGTATGTAAAAGGAGTTATTTACGGTGCTTTTGTTGAGGCTTTTACCAGTGAGCAGAGTGCAAGAATGACAGCTATGGATAATGCAACTGCCAATGCTGATGATATGCTGGCGCAACTTAGCCTGAGCTATAATAGGGCAAGGCAGGCTAAAATTACACAGGAAATATCTGAAATAGTGGCTGGTGCAGAAGCTATGAAATAA
- the atpD gene encoding F0F1 ATP synthase subunit beta gives MAKNIGKVIQVIGPVIDVRFNRGELPKIYNALEIELEDKKIVAEVMQYVGNDTVRCISMSASDGLMRGLNAVDTGSPIKVPVGKGVLGRLFNILGEPIDNLGEVKAEGYLPIHRPAPKLEELKPSTEILETGIKVVDLLAPYAKGGKIGLFGGAGVGKTVLIMELIRNIATEHGGYSVFTGVGERTREGNDLWHDMKESGVIEKTALVFGQMNEPPGSRMRVALSGLTMAEYFRDEMGQDVLLFIDNIFRFIQAGSEVSALLGRIPSAVGYQPTLATDVGALQERITSTRKGSITSVQAVYVPADDLTDPAPATTFAHLDATTVLSRHIVEQGIYPAVDPLESTSRVLDPRIVGEEHYRVARRVQEILQRYKELQDIIAILGLDELSDEDKLTVFRARKIQRFLSQPFFVAETFTGYKGRYVRIKDTIRGFKEIIDGKMDDIPEAAFYMAGTIDEVYERAESMR, from the coding sequence ATGGCAAAAAATATAGGAAAAGTTATACAGGTAATTGGTCCCGTTATTGATGTCAGATTCAACAGAGGGGAGTTGCCTAAAATATATAATGCTTTGGAAATAGAGCTTGAGGATAAAAAAATTGTGGCAGAAGTTATGCAGTATGTAGGAAATGATACGGTAAGATGTATTTCCATGTCAGCTTCCGATGGGCTGATGAGAGGCTTAAATGCTGTAGATACCGGTTCACCTATCAAAGTTCCTGTTGGAAAAGGAGTCTTGGGAAGACTCTTTAATATATTGGGGGAACCTATCGATAATTTAGGAGAAGTAAAAGCAGAAGGTTATCTTCCCATTCACCGGCCAGCACCTAAACTTGAAGAGCTTAAACCTTCCACCGAAATTCTTGAAACGGGAATAAAAGTAGTTGACCTTCTTGCACCCTATGCAAAAGGCGGCAAAATAGGTCTTTTTGGGGGAGCAGGTGTTGGTAAGACGGTCCTTATTATGGAACTGATTAGAAATATTGCCACTGAACATGGAGGATATTCGGTATTTACAGGTGTTGGTGAACGTACCAGAGAAGGTAATGATTTATGGCATGATATGAAAGAGTCGGGAGTTATTGAAAAAACTGCTCTTGTATTTGGACAAATGAATGAACCTCCAGGATCGAGAATGCGTGTTGCTCTGTCGGGCCTTACTATGGCAGAGTATTTCAGGGATGAAATGGGACAGGATGTGCTTTTGTTCATAGACAATATTTTCAGATTCATTCAGGCGGGTTCAGAAGTGTCTGCGTTACTTGGAAGAATTCCATCGGCAGTAGGTTACCAACCTACTCTTGCAACAGATGTTGGAGCACTTCAGGAGAGAATAACCTCTACAAGGAAGGGTTCCATTACATCGGTCCAGGCAGTGTATGTACCGGCTGACGATCTTACAGACCCTGCTCCGGCTACTACATTTGCTCATCTTGATGCGACAACGGTTTTGTCCAGGCACATAGTTGAACAGGGTATATACCCTGCTGTTGACCCGTTGGAATCTACATCGAGGGTTCTGGATCCGAGAATCGTTGGAGAAGAACATTACAGGGTTGCCAGAAGGGTTCAGGAGATATTGCAAAGGTATAAGGAGCTACAGGATATTATAGCAATTTTAGGTCTTGATGAGCTTAGTGATGAAGACAAACTTACAGTGTTTAGAGCAAGAAAAATTCAAAGATTTCTTTCGCAGCCTTTCTTCGTAGCCGAAACTTTTACCGGATACAAAGGAAGATATGTCCGCATAAAGGATACAATCCGAGGATTTAAGGAAATTATTGATGGAAAAATGGATGATATTCCCGAAGCAGCATTCTATATGGCAGGTACTATCGATGAGGTGTATGAAAGAGCGGAAAGCATGAGATAG
- the atpC gene encoding ATP synthase F1 subunit epsilon — protein MSNTFYVEILTPDRKFFWGDVESIIINTPSGQIGILKDHMPMVALVEVGIVKIKKDGNWLEAVLGQGFMEVKQNRTIILADTAEWPDEIDINRAKAAKERAMERILRRENQTEYIRSQAALARAMARLAAGKKVK, from the coding sequence ATGTCCAACACATTTTATGTTGAGATATTGACACCCGATAGAAAGTTTTTTTGGGGGGATGTGGAGTCTATTATAATCAATACCCCTTCCGGACAAATCGGTATATTGAAGGATCATATGCCCATGGTAGCGTTAGTTGAGGTGGGAATTGTCAAAATCAAAAAAGACGGAAATTGGCTTGAAGCAGTTCTTGGTCAAGGTTTTATGGAAGTAAAGCAAAACAGAACAATTATTTTGGCTGATACTGCAGAATGGCCTGATGAGATTGATATAAACAGAGCTAAAGCCGCTAAGGAAAGAGCAATGGAGAGAATTTTAAGACGGGAAAATCAGACGGAATATATACGATCCCAGGCAGCACTGGCCAGGGCGATGGCCAGACTGGCAGCAGGGAAGAAGGTCAAGTAA
- a CDS encoding S-layer homology domain-containing protein — MKILKHTITILVIAALLLGNIPIFQNDIWAAPMPVDIYVESYTDGKLTLRWDVSGATSFSISYHDPDGTLQNISDSGNTYTISNLQDNYIYDFKVDVYSGVNLIGSGLLYYLPRVTFYATQGEQTREAIEGGGYEIGNRPILKLKWVMPKIWVDTSGGKVVSANEALDYINNSYSSIYGTDLKLSKLNFKINISSNASTLNSGAAQSAVNVIDGGSSGYKAYVSGNPSLEAKVEGPETDNYMSLDLVGKKDADSPLPTANGDNELPHGDILPGTVYYMNIKLSFQDDQGNDKFVTTVGAPDDLNGSTLMGEFPYTYTPIRFQLSKDMFNNIYVKIYRINQGSLDLPRLYYQVQSIDQIKPGDWVIKKTIDDSFFASGSDSALTLISGVGVNNKYYYKIVVKTDSTKDRLESLPLEYTLSEDTSKPPIPTGITIIDRVPVKREINEGDKTVIQHSSNITISWEKPANWNEIKAKALSNPNDDIVYHILLNVTENEDLSQPYPELKADGKAYGNFPLKYRKVLSFSSQAVKENGNRLEYTIDGFKLFKAYYFNGLDSNGNPVIVEEDIIREEEDKEYPDFLLPNTVYYMQMYTTTYNNRNSNKAEDMSNKSLIVSFTTRAANEIDVPVPRNLQLNVNDAYVIDEKENIISNYVEIQFDKVDINWNNYLLNTTVSKAVYYDIYMSTRTDLNSFTLIGTTENLNGDIKFFGADDAASKYIRLKVQEFSKGTKAYTVFGPSLKSNTTYYFVVKARLKAEGMERDKESNYSSLLAVTTIKGAIGEPDETSKRPVAPVDFRIAEDEEGNQILSSTKVTFSWTRSETDVVYNIICSAGKIDPYEGNYSGNNDAIYQSFLENFGEIILDPSVETENFEYDPISKECRYTIDKWLSPNRLYYFSIRAINKSDNTIYSVWVSIPVTTLLIEQPQYLEAVTDVQLGFFFEDVDLKTKAEEYSVYIKSETDLRFSLLSKSKYTIVKLGTLSYVRLINLKPNTYYDIRVYKDGDSKLVYTKDELYTRDSSHQLEIKWRGISQYSYEVAIKAISDDDYVLLNESNLEEYIDAQGKIMPYYAQKSGNTIGTEYEYYARIKSIPVRLENGTYENQPLKSNTKYFVKVRAKKIDPVDSTIISYSKFIGPISVRTDFNQDDYDDEDNNTKIEISFMDKIKELEKALFWRIDLKEPDENKLLLKGDRVINAIENNDSYNFILDISYYAKSADIDRLYIPIEVIKTLDLTNKSLLIRTDDAEYSIRPDTFNLETRTEIEELEKHKNVKGIYLTLNIKRNEKSKVSIPNGMTLVSYINKLDIEALGTSLTYTQLKNQINDLVYNKDSGLVQQKLKELLDSKVKGDSKAIEKLINDSVSQIEMEVSQFIYYKLEGGNRTSSIAVESLDIKSFDNPMLVNLIYNEQAGLKLPYVLYKGSSKWQSLSRSTVVSVNKIAFNVIMTGEYAIFAQKGFASDLSDNYEFTSDIKMLLSKFDLSGVFGDLSLFFPEDSIKVKEIILLYEIVTGLNHDNNGLTINQKAQKYGLESLVGYGGVVRDISRQETAKVIMKIYSAKTGVNSVNLIPNSSKIPKDMSKVDDMYYKDVLICLDLGILQVSGEGRFNPDGTITRGELASCLVKLFKLTGDI; from the coding sequence ATGAAAATATTGAAGCATACTATCACCATTCTCGTTATTGCGGCATTATTACTAGGGAACATACCTATATTCCAAAATGACATATGGGCAGCACCCATGCCGGTTGATATTTATGTGGAAAGTTATACCGATGGAAAACTTACGCTTCGTTGGGATGTATCCGGGGCTACTTCTTTTTCAATTAGCTATCATGATCCTGACGGAACGCTGCAAAATATAAGTGACAGCGGTAACACATATACAATTTCCAATCTTCAGGATAACTACATATATGATTTTAAAGTAGACGTATACAGTGGTGTGAATTTAATAGGAAGCGGACTTTTGTACTATCTTCCGAGAGTCACTTTTTATGCTACCCAGGGAGAACAAACCAGAGAGGCTATAGAGGGTGGAGGCTATGAAATAGGAAATAGGCCGATACTTAAGTTGAAATGGGTAATGCCTAAAATTTGGGTAGATACAAGTGGCGGAAAAGTAGTATCTGCAAATGAAGCTCTTGATTATATAAACAATAGTTATAGTAGTATTTATGGAACTGATCTTAAACTATCAAAACTGAATTTTAAAATAAATATATCCAGCAATGCTTCCACGCTAAACAGCGGAGCTGCCCAGTCTGCCGTCAATGTTATTGATGGAGGCAGTTCAGGATATAAAGCATATGTTTCAGGAAACCCAAGTCTTGAAGCTAAAGTGGAGGGACCTGAAACAGACAACTACATGAGTTTGGATTTGGTTGGGAAAAAAGATGCTGATTCCCCATTGCCTACTGCAAATGGAGATAATGAACTGCCCCATGGAGATATACTTCCGGGAACAGTGTATTATATGAATATTAAACTTTCATTTCAGGATGATCAAGGAAATGATAAATTTGTGACAACAGTCGGAGCACCGGACGATTTAAACGGAAGTACGCTCATGGGTGAATTTCCGTATACATATACTCCAATAAGGTTTCAATTGTCTAAAGATATGTTTAACAATATATATGTAAAAATATACCGAATTAATCAGGGAAGCCTCGATTTGCCAAGGTTATATTATCAAGTGCAGTCTATTGACCAAATCAAGCCGGGTGACTGGGTTATAAAAAAGACAATAGATGACAGCTTTTTTGCTTCGGGTTCCGATAGTGCCTTAACACTTATATCCGGTGTGGGAGTTAACAACAAGTATTATTACAAGATAGTTGTGAAAACCGATAGTACCAAAGACAGGTTAGAATCACTGCCTTTGGAATACACTCTTTCAGAAGACACAAGTAAGCCTCCGATACCTACAGGTATAACGATAATTGACAGGGTACCTGTAAAAAGAGAGATTAATGAGGGAGACAAAACTGTTATTCAGCACTCATCAAATATCACCATATCTTGGGAAAAACCGGCTAATTGGAACGAGATAAAAGCTAAGGCTTTAAGCAATCCCAATGATGATATTGTTTATCATATATTATTGAATGTAACAGAAAATGAAGACCTGTCACAGCCCTATCCGGAGTTAAAGGCTGATGGTAAGGCGTATGGGAATTTCCCGTTAAAATACAGGAAAGTTTTGTCTTTCTCGTCACAGGCAGTAAAGGAAAATGGAAATCGATTGGAATATACCATTGATGGATTCAAACTGTTTAAAGCTTATTATTTCAATGGTTTAGACAGTAACGGCAATCCTGTAATAGTGGAGGAAGATATCATAAGGGAAGAGGAAGATAAGGAATATCCGGACTTTTTGCTTCCTAATACGGTTTATTACATGCAAATGTATACCACAACCTATAATAACCGTAATTCCAATAAAGCTGAGGATATGTCCAACAAGTCCTTAATTGTCAGTTTTACTACAAGAGCAGCCAATGAAATTGATGTTCCTGTTCCAAGGAATCTGCAGCTTAATGTTAATGATGCCTATGTAATTGATGAAAAGGAAAATATTATTTCAAATTACGTTGAAATTCAGTTTGATAAGGTAGATATAAACTGGAACAATTATCTTTTGAACACAACGGTTTCAAAAGCTGTTTACTATGATATATATATGAGTACCAGGACCGATTTGAATTCATTTACGTTGATTGGAACTACTGAAAACTTAAATGGAGATATTAAATTCTTCGGTGCCGATGATGCGGCAAGTAAATATATTAGATTAAAAGTACAGGAATTTTCTAAAGGCACAAAAGCTTATACCGTTTTTGGTCCGAGCCTTAAATCCAATACTACTTATTATTTTGTTGTAAAAGCAAGGTTGAAAGCCGAAGGAATGGAAAGAGACAAAGAATCCAACTATTCATCACTGCTTGCTGTTACAACCATAAAAGGAGCAATCGGAGAACCCGATGAAACATCAAAACGTCCTGTTGCACCTGTTGATTTTAGAATTGCCGAAGATGAAGAAGGCAATCAAATCCTAAGCAGTACAAAGGTAACTTTTAGCTGGACAAGAAGTGAAACCGACGTGGTTTACAACATTATATGTTCAGCTGGAAAAATAGATCCTTATGAAGGAAATTATTCAGGAAATAATGATGCTATATACCAAAGCTTTTTGGAGAACTTTGGCGAAATCATACTGGATCCATCCGTTGAAACGGAAAATTTTGAATATGATCCTATTTCAAAGGAATGCAGGTATACTATCGATAAATGGTTATCTCCAAATAGGCTGTATTATTTCAGTATAAGGGCCATAAATAAATCGGACAATACAATATACAGTGTATGGGTATCGATACCTGTTACAACCCTCCTTATTGAACAGCCTCAGTATTTGGAGGCAGTTACTGATGTGCAATTGGGATTCTTTTTTGAAGATGTAGATTTAAAAACTAAAGCCGAGGAATACAGTGTATATATAAAATCCGAAACAGATTTAAGGTTTAGCCTTCTTAGCAAGAGTAAATACACTATTGTGAAGCTTGGCACATTAAGCTATGTACGGTTGATTAATTTAAAACCCAATACTTATTATGATATAAGAGTGTATAAAGATGGTGACAGTAAACTGGTGTACACAAAGGATGAACTGTATACCAGAGATTCCAGCCATCAGCTTGAGATTAAGTGGAGAGGTATTTCGCAATATAGCTATGAAGTTGCAATAAAGGCAATTTCGGATGATGATTATGTTTTGCTGAATGAATCCAATCTTGAAGAGTATATCGATGCCCAAGGCAAGATTATGCCTTACTATGCACAAAAGAGTGGCAATACCATTGGAACTGAGTATGAATATTATGCAAGGATAAAATCAATTCCGGTTAGGCTTGAGAATGGAACGTATGAGAATCAGCCGTTAAAATCAAATACTAAATATTTTGTAAAAGTTAGGGCTAAAAAGATAGACCCTGTGGATTCAACAATTATCTCCTACTCCAAGTTTATAGGCCCCATATCCGTTAGGACTGATTTTAATCAGGATGACTATGATGATGAGGATAACAACACAAAAATAGAAATATCCTTTATGGATAAAATTAAAGAACTTGAGAAAGCATTATTCTGGAGAATAGACTTAAAAGAACCCGATGAGAACAAGCTGCTGTTAAAAGGAGACAGAGTGATAAATGCAATTGAAAACAACGATTCCTATAACTTTATTTTGGATATTTCTTATTATGCCAAGTCTGCTGATATTGACAGATTATATATACCTATTGAGGTAATTAAAACTTTGGACTTGACAAACAAGAGTCTGTTAATCAGAACCGATGATGCGGAATACAGTATCAGACCTGACACCTTTAATTTGGAGACAAGGACTGAAATAGAAGAACTGGAAAAACATAAAAACGTAAAGGGAATATATCTGACATTAAATATAAAACGCAATGAAAAGTCTAAAGTCAGTATTCCTAATGGAATGACACTTGTTTCCTATATTAACAAGCTGGATATTGAAGCATTGGGAACTTCTTTGACGTATACACAACTGAAAAACCAAATAAATGATTTGGTTTACAATAAAGATTCGGGACTTGTGCAGCAGAAACTTAAGGAACTTCTTGACAGCAAAGTAAAAGGCGATTCCAAAGCAATAGAAAAATTAATAAATGACTCTGTTTCTCAAATCGAGATGGAAGTTTCCCAGTTTATTTATTATAAATTGGAGGGCGGTAACAGAACTTCCTCTATAGCTGTTGAAAGCTTAGATATTAAGAGCTTTGACAATCCTATGCTTGTAAATCTTATATATAATGAACAGGCAGGGTTGAAACTCCCATATGTCCTGTATAAGGGTAGCAGCAAATGGCAGTCATTAAGCCGCAGTACCGTTGTATCCGTCAATAAAATAGCATTTAATGTAATAATGACAGGTGAATATGCAATATTTGCTCAAAAAGGGTTTGCATCCGATTTATCTGATAACTACGAATTTACATCGGACATAAAAATGCTCCTTTCCAAGTTTGACTTAAGTGGTGTCTTTGGAGACTTAAGCTTGTTCTTCCCTGAAGACAGCATCAAAGTAAAAGAAATAATACTTTTATATGAGATAGTAACTGGCTTAAACCACGATAATAACGGCCTTACAATTAATCAGAAGGCTCAAAAATACGGATTGGAGAGCCTGGTAGGGTATGGAGGAGTTGTAAGGGATATAAGCCGTCAGGAGACTGCTAAAGTAATAATGAAGATATATTCGGCCAAAACCGGAGTTAATTCAGTTAATTTAATTCCAAACAGCAGCAAAATTCCTAAAGATATGTCAAAAGTAGATGATATGTACTATAAAGATGTACTGATATGTTTAGATTTAGGTATACTGCAAGTTAGTGGAGAGGGTAGATTTAATCCCGATGGAACTATAACCAGAGGAGAGCTGGCAAGCTGCCTGGTAAAACTATTTAAGCTTACTGGGGATATCTGA